The Legionella sp. PATHC032 genome has a window encoding:
- the adk gene encoding adenylate kinase, with protein sequence MRLMLLGGPGAGKGTQASLLINRYKIPQISTGDMLRAAIAKGTPLGLSAKKIMESGGLVSDDIIIGLVKERLKNSDCDRGFLFDGFPRTLVQAEALKDAGIHLDHVIEIAVDDEEIIERISGRRIHQPSGRVYHVVNQPPKNPGVDDITGEPLIQRDDDKEETIRKRLQVYHNQTAPLVQYYKELAESGSKEAPKFHTISGTGTVEQIFDNIVTILET encoded by the coding sequence ATGCGATTAATGCTTTTAGGTGGACCGGGAGCCGGTAAAGGAACCCAAGCTTCACTTTTAATTAACCGTTATAAAATTCCTCAAATCTCTACCGGTGATATGTTGCGTGCTGCTATAGCAAAAGGTACGCCTTTAGGATTAAGTGCCAAAAAAATTATGGAATCAGGCGGGTTGGTGTCTGATGATATTATTATCGGATTAGTGAAAGAAAGGCTAAAAAACTCTGATTGTGATAGAGGATTCCTGTTTGATGGTTTTCCAAGAACCTTAGTTCAGGCTGAAGCTTTAAAAGATGCAGGAATCCATTTGGATCATGTGATAGAAATAGCTGTCGATGACGAAGAAATAATTGAGCGTATCAGTGGACGTCGTATTCACCAGCCTTCTGGAAGAGTTTATCATGTTGTGAATCAACCGCCGAAAAATCCGGGTGTAGATGACATCACAGGCGAACCTCTGATTCAACGTGATGATGATAAAGAAGAGACAATACGCAAGCGCTTACAGGTTTACCATAACCAAACAGCGCCATTGGTGCAATATTATAAGGAATTGGCCGAATCTGGTTCTAAAGAAGCTCCAAAATTTCACACTATTAGTGGTACAGGTACAGTAGAGCAAATATTTGATAACATCGTAACGATACTCGAAACTTAG
- a CDS encoding thioredoxin family protein encodes MPTQTINSAEFESLINDNEIVFIDFWAEWCAPCKQFSKVYEQVSDQFPTIKFVKVNIEEQQELADFFEIRSIPHLMVFKDSIVIYSDAGSIPESTLKELAQQALDADVSEIRAQLEQKDK; translated from the coding sequence ATGCCGACCCAGACTATAAACAGCGCTGAATTTGAATCATTAATTAATGACAATGAGATAGTTTTTATTGATTTCTGGGCTGAGTGGTGTGCTCCCTGTAAGCAATTTTCAAAAGTATATGAGCAAGTTTCGGATCAGTTTCCAACTATTAAATTTGTCAAAGTGAACATTGAGGAACAACAAGAGTTAGCAGATTTTTTCGAGATCCGATCCATTCCTCATCTTATGGTCTTCAAAGACAGTATTGTTATTTATTCTGATGCTGGAAGCATACCCGAATCCACTTTAAAAGAATTGGCGCAACAAGCACTAGATGCTGACGTTAGTGAAATACGAGCTCAGCTTGAGCAGAAGGATAAGTAG
- the glpD gene encoding glycerol-3-phosphate dehydrogenase: MDQVFDVAIIGGGINGCGCAADAALRGLSVILFEQDDLASKTSSSSTKLIHGGLRYLEHYEFGLVKKALQERQTLLNLAPHLVHSQSFVLPYLKHMRPSWLLRLGLFFYDHLSRKNHLPKSKSIRRNNKNNYFTPLKEELNRGFLFYDATTDDARLTILNAIQAKNHGASIKPHAKVICAEVINNIWHLTIQPTKGQCYKAYSKCIINAAGPWVQSIAQLTQTPIQKDITLVKGSHIIVPKLFEGNHAYFLQHNDERVIFIIPYHGFSMIGTTDIHYTGDLNQIEISEEEIDYLIELVNDYFKFKITKEDIVHSWSGIRPLLADDSKEVKSLSRDYSYEFNSSPAPIITIFGGKITTYRQLAEEVINQLTSIFPQMKPSKTKHTPLPGATLADMSFAQYVNYARTKYHWLDDALLNRYLNTYGCYTEIFLSQCNNMEAMGKKYGPSLYQVEVDYLILEEWANYCDDILNRRTKLGLTMDNASKKELADYLASISTYPSAQAELVFH; encoded by the coding sequence ATGGATCAGGTTTTTGATGTTGCTATTATTGGTGGAGGCATCAATGGCTGTGGCTGCGCTGCAGATGCAGCATTAAGAGGACTTTCTGTGATACTCTTCGAGCAGGACGATCTGGCATCCAAAACCTCATCAAGTAGCACAAAATTAATTCACGGCGGTTTAAGGTATTTAGAGCATTATGAATTTGGTTTAGTCAAAAAAGCACTCCAGGAGCGTCAAACGCTTCTCAATTTGGCCCCCCATTTAGTCCACTCCCAATCTTTTGTTTTGCCCTACTTAAAACATATGCGCCCCTCATGGTTACTGAGATTAGGTTTATTTTTTTATGACCATCTCAGCCGAAAAAATCATTTACCTAAATCCAAATCGATCCGCAGAAATAATAAGAATAATTATTTTACTCCACTAAAAGAGGAGTTAAATCGCGGTTTTCTTTTCTATGATGCCACCACAGATGATGCTCGCTTAACCATTCTCAATGCCATACAAGCCAAAAATCATGGCGCAAGCATAAAGCCGCATGCCAAAGTAATCTGCGCTGAGGTAATCAATAACATATGGCATTTAACTATCCAGCCTACGAAAGGGCAGTGCTATAAAGCTTATTCTAAATGCATCATTAATGCTGCAGGACCATGGGTTCAATCAATTGCTCAATTAACTCAAACACCTATCCAGAAAGATATTACTCTGGTTAAAGGTAGCCATATTATCGTTCCCAAACTTTTTGAGGGTAATCATGCTTATTTCTTACAGCATAATGACGAGCGGGTTATATTTATCATCCCCTATCATGGCTTTAGCATGATTGGAACCACCGATATCCACTATACTGGAGATCTTAACCAGATAGAGATTAGTGAAGAAGAAATTGATTACTTAATTGAATTGGTAAATGACTACTTCAAGTTTAAAATAACAAAAGAAGATATAGTCCATTCCTGGAGTGGTATAAGGCCTCTATTAGCTGATGATAGCAAGGAAGTAAAATCATTAAGTCGTGACTATTCCTATGAGTTTAACAGCTCCCCTGCTCCCATTATTACAATTTTTGGTGGGAAAATAACAACATACAGGCAGTTGGCCGAAGAAGTCATAAATCAACTGACCTCTATATTCCCACAAATGAAGCCATCGAAAACAAAGCATACTCCTTTACCGGGAGCTACTTTAGCGGATATGAGTTTTGCACAATATGTTAATTACGCCAGGACAAAATATCATTGGCTGGATGATGCGCTATTAAATCGCTACCTCAATACGTATGGTTGTTATACAGAAATTTTTCTTTCGCAATGTAACAATATGGAAGCAATGGGAAAAAAATATGGCCCATCACTCTATCAAGTGGAAGTAGATTACCTTATTTTAGAAGAGTGGGCTAATTATTGTGATGACATACTAAACCGCCGTACTAAACTCGGCCTTACTATGGATAATGCCAGTAAAAAAGAACTTGCGGATTATCTGGCCAGTATTTCTACTTATCCTTCTGCTCAAGCTGAGCTCGTATTTCACTAA